From a single Apium graveolens cultivar Ventura chromosome 2, ASM990537v1, whole genome shotgun sequence genomic region:
- the LOC141709026 gene encoding serine/threonine protein phosphatase 2A 57 kDa regulatory subunit B' beta isoform-like, translating into MFNKIIKIGQRKPSKSESGSDVDGTIPSVTVNHASRGGQVSYVGGGSSEVCVPTTPPPGTIQTLPMFKDVPAAERQGLFLKKVQVCYYHFDLSETMKMVREKEIKRQSLVELVDYVQSGSGKISESNQEEMVRMIGVNVFRSLPPAAYENTGSENLEVEEDEPYLDPSWPHLQLVYELLLRYVVSAETDTKVAKRYIDHLFVLKLLDMFDSEDPREREYLKTILHRIYGKFMVHRPFIRKGINNIFYRFIYETERHSGIAELLEILGSIINGFALPMKEEHKLFLVRALIPLHKPKSAGIYHQQLSYCITQFVEKDYKLADTVIRGLLKYWPVTNCQKELLFLGELEEVLEATQPAEFQRCMVKLFKQISRCLNSPNFQVSERALFLWNNEHIVALIAENRKVILPIIFDALENNIKSHWNQAINGLTTNVRKMFLEMDPELFEECQKQYEEKEAKAEEVEAMRESTWKKLVDAANEGG; encoded by the exons ATGTTTAATAAGATAATTAAAATTGGGCAACGTAAGCCCTCGAAATCGGAAAGTGGTTCGGATGTTGATGGAACAATACCTAGTGTTACTGTGAATCACGCGTCGCGAGGGGGTCAAGTTAGTTATGTAGGAGGGGGGAGTAGTGAAGTTTGTGTCCCGACTACACCGCCTCCCGGGACAATTCAGACTCTACCAATGTTTAAGGATGTTCCTGCAGCGGAACGACAGGGACTGTTTTTGAAGAAAGTGCAAGTTTGTTATTATCATTTTGATTTATCTGAGACGATGAAAATGGTGAGGGAGAAGGAAATTAAGCGGCAGTCGCTTGTTGAGCTTGTGGACTACGTGCAGTCGGGGTCGGGCAAGATATCGGAGAGTAATCAGGAGGAAATGGTTAGGATGATTGGTGTTAATGTGTTTAGGTCGTTACCTCCTGCGGCGTATGAGAATACGGGGTCGGAGAATTTGGAGGTGGAAGAGGATGAACCTTATCTTGATCCGTCATGGCCACATTTGCAGCTTGTGTATGAGTTGCTTTTACGTTATGTTGTGTCAGCAGAGACGGATACTAAGGTTGCTAAGAGGTATATTGATCATTTGTTTGTGCTGAAATTGCTTGATATGTTTGATTCGGAGGATCCTAGAGAGCGGGAATATTTGAAAACCATTCTTCATCGGATATATGGGAAATTTATGGTTCATCGCCCGTTTATTAGGAAAGGAATCAATAATATCTTTTATAGGTTTATATATGAGACAGAAAGACACAGTGGTATTGCTGAGCTACTGGAGATTCTTGGGAGTATAATTAATGGGTTCGCGCTGCCTATGAAAGAGGAACATAAATTATTTCTTGTCCGGGCACTTATACCCCTTCATAAACCTAAGTCGGCTGGCATTTATCATCAGCAGCTGTCTTACTGTATAACTCAATTTGTTGAGAAGGACTACAAATTGGCAGATACTGTTATCAGGGGCTTGTTGAAGTACTGGCCAGTCACCAATTGCCAGAAAGAACTTCTTTTTCTTGGAGAACTCGAGGAAGTTTTGGAAGCAACTCAACCAGCTGAATTCCAGCGTTGCATGGTTAAACTTTTTAAACAGATAAGCCGTTGCTTAAATAGCCCTAACTTCCAG GTTTCTGAACGGGCTCTCTTTTTATGGAACAATGAGCATATTGTGGCCTTGATTGCCGAAAACAGGAAAGTAATCTTGCCAATCATATTCGATGCACTTGAAAATAATATCAAGTCCCACTGGAATCAGGCAATAAATGGCCTAACAACAAATGTTCGAAAAATGTTCTTAGAGATGGATCCTGAGCTGTTTGAGGAATGTCAAAAGCAGTATGAAGAAAAAGAGGCAAAGGCCGAAGAGGTGGAAGCTATGCGGGAATCAACTTGGAAGAAACTGGTCGATGCAGCTAATGAAGGAGGCTGA
- the LOC141709027 gene encoding uncharacterized protein LOC141709027, which translates to MAVPGRRNGLIDSDDDEEIALFEEDGVFPQPDSDVPPHLRHLAAAAEQGNADALRQALDTLAGSIDEPLEDGDTALHLACLYGHLPCVQILLERGASLESKDEDGAIPLHDACAGGYTDIVQLLLNKANDEDIVKRMLESVDVEGDTPLHHAARGEHVNVIMLLLAHGASPSKRNTCGQIPSELADPGTYAREILARAAGVPVA; encoded by the exons ATGGCGGTACCAGGAAGACGCAACGGCTTGATTGACAGTGACGATGACGAAGAAATAGCTCTTTTTGAAGAAGACGGTGTCTTTCCTCAACCTGATTCCGATGTTCCTCCTCATCTCCGTCATCTCGCCGCCGCCGCCGAGCAAGGCAACGCTGATGCCCTTCGTCAAGCTCTCG ATACTTTGGCTGGAAGCATTGATGAACCACTTGAAGATGGAGACACCGCTCTTCATCTGGCTTGCCTCTATGGCCACCTGCCTTGTGTTCAG ATATTGTTAGAGAGAGGGGCTTCATTGGAGTCTAAAGACGAAGACGGTGCAATACCTTTGCATGATGCTTGTGCAGGAG GATATACGGATATTGTgcaacttcttcttaataaagCGAATGATGAAGATATTGTGAAGAGAATGCTCGAGTCGGTTGATGTAGAGGGTGATACT CCTCTTCATCACGCGGCAAGGGGTGAACATGTAAACGTTATAATGTTGCTGCTTGCTCATGGAGCTTCTCCATCCAAGAGAAATACCTGTGGACAG ATTCCAAGTGAGCTTGCTGATCCAGGAACCTATGCTAGAGAAATTTTGGCGCGTGCTGCAGGCGTACCCGTGGCTTGA